Sequence from the Meleagris gallopavo isolate NT-WF06-2002-E0010 breed Aviagen turkey brand Nicholas breeding stock chromosome Z, Turkey_5.1, whole genome shotgun sequence genome:
cagcatcatagaaggccaccaggttggtcgagcacgacttccccttggtgaacccatgctgactactcctgataacctccttttctcccagttgtctggagatggtatccagcacaagctgttccatcacctttccagggacagaggtgaggctgacaggcctataattacccggataAGTCCTGAAAGAAATTCCAGCGGAAGCCAATTAGAACTGTAAAAAATCTGTAAACTCCTAAATTATGAGTGAAACTACAAGTCATATAACATTATAATGAATATTCTAAAATTTAGTAATTCCAAAAATCAGGTATATTCTTAGACTAATGTAAGTAGTATTTTACCTGCGCACTCATAAAAGCATGCACACATACAACAAAAATCTGATAAAAACTTCAAATTATTCTTCACTTCCACATGCAATTCTAACCACTGCATAGCATTATctaatgcattttaatataaacaAGACACATCAATAATGAAAAGAAGTTCCCCTCAGTACCTCAGAAAGAAACTTGCTTTGGTCCCTCTTGCTCTTCTGCATGGATGTGTTCTTGCTTTTTCATAGCAATTCACTGGCTTCAACAAAGCATCAAATAGCTTCAGCACAGATGAGATGTCCCTACCTGGAGAGTACCAAGCAGGGTTCCACTCCTCCTTAGGTTCACATATCTGCCATGTTCTGTATCAACAGGTTAGCTGCCCTGTACATAAATATTCTAAAAGCACCCAGGCACCAGATAGGctactgctgttttcaatttCTTCTATTCTGGAATGTGGACGAGAAGATATTTTTGGGTACAGAATTCAGtttcaaaacagctttttacAAGTTTCTAGACCTAAGTACATACAGCTTAGTTGTTAATGCTGGGTGAACATGAATCTTCATTGTACTGCTTTTATGATCACTTTCTCTGAGTGACTTACACAGATGAGAAATAATTCTAATCTAAAAAGTGATTACACTTACTCTAAGCAACTTGTAAGGACTTAATTGCAAATGTGTCTCAAGATACGATTATCTTGATAAACCTTAAATCAGCAAATTTGAAGGAAACGGTATGTGTGGCCACTTGCTCTGAAAACTTCTGTTGAGGAATCTCCTTCAAGTGACAAAACAGCATATAGTTACCATGCTACCTCTCATGAAACCATttaataaacaaagaaacaaaatccaatATACTGACATATTGcttctggagagaaaaaaaaaaagattttaaggTACACCAAAGATGCTTGCTTTCCTCTGTGATTTTCTTGTgacagaatttgaaaaaaacactttatgtACTTTGATATTTCCTCGTCTAGGCTTTGGCTGTGAAGAAGGTTACAAAACACTACATCAGGCACCAGCTCAGGCctcccagggccccatccaatctagccttgagtgcctccagggatggggcatccacagcttctctgggtagcttgtgccagtgcctcaccatcctctgagtaaaaaaactttcccctgacatctaatttaaatctctcaACTTTTGGTTCAAAATTATTCCCCCTTGTATTACTATCTATGTGAAGTTTCCCTCCTGCCTGTAAATTCTATTTAAGTAGCAGAAGACTCCTATCAGgactcccctgagccttctcttctccaggctgaacaaacccatctccctcagcctctctttctgggagagattTCAGTCCTCAGAGCATCTCTGTGGCCTTCATGTGGACCCATTCCAAAAGCTCTAtatccttcctgtgctgggatCCCCATCATGGACTCAGtacttcatatcatcagcaaacttcctaagggtgcactcagtcccactACCCagatcattgataaagatgttgagaAGAGCACTAGTTCCAAGATAGACAGCGCTCTTCATTTGCCTCTAACTGGACACAGAGCTGTTGagcacaaccctctggctgtgacccTGATTTAAGTTTTTGAGGAAAAACTTCAAATTATTCTGATCActcattttctgaataaaaaccCAGCATAAGGGCATATTTTAGgattaaaattcaaataaaaaatctgtATGATCTAAATTTGTAATTTAGTTTCAGACAAGAAACTTAAACAATTTCCCACAGTGCAGAAGGGAAGAAGACATTTTATTCAAACATGCTTCTAGGTGACATTAGTTCAGTTTAGCAATATTGAGCTATTCTAACAGTAGATTTGACCGAAGCAGTTTAGCAGCCTGATAACtcaattgttttttattaaaagttttGTTGGAATCTTCTTTGAACTAGGAATCTGGAAAAGCATGTCTTCCAGCGTGCACGTGGTTATCCGTCCTGAAGCTTGTAGTTTGGTATAAATATCTCTTAATTTGGCAGAAAATTCAgggtttttttccatcttttccctGGCTGTGGCCAGCTGAGGAGGGGAAAATAATACACTGTTACAATTCAGCCAGCAAAGATGTCAATCAAAAACCATActgaagacaaaggaaaaaccCATAACCCAGCTTAACATGCATAGCTAGTGGAATGGCTTCTAAGAAAAGGAATTTAAGCAGTACACACATACATGAGCAGGCAATACTGGAAATGCACTAGATAGCTATTAGAGAAAGTTTATTATATTAAAACTTTCTATAAGTAGTACAATCTTTTTTGCAGACCTAGAGCAAACTAAGAcaattgttttctatttaaacaCAGGCAACACAAGTGCTTCCGAAAATCTATTTTCCAAATAAGCACAATTATCATTATTATTCAATATGAAGCTAAATGTATAGTTCAAATCAGTAAGTCATACAAAAGAACAATGGAAATTTCAGTAAACTATGCCATACATGGAGTATAAGCTAAAGAATGAATGaatctcttaaaaaaatttAGTAAACTACTGTAAAAGGAATGGGCTAAGACAAATGCTTGGTTTTCCTAAGAACTGTTacaaattttcagaaatacaacACTGACGCATGCAGTTTTTATTGCCACAAATATCCATTAACTATGCTTTGAAAGTTGTACTTCCTTTTTACCTACTGCTTATGTATCAATTATTCTGCTATGAAGCAGCACTAAAGggataattatttaattattagcACAATCTTAAAATACATTGTTCCGTACGTGTTCAAAATGAGCACACtaataaatttcagaaaaaaaagaagcagtgcTGCCAAGCTGAAAGGACTTCTTTCATACACACATTTCCTTCTTAGTGACCAGTACTGTAAAGGAAGCTATCATCTCCTATATCACACTTCTCTGCATAGCATcagaaatgtttgcaaatgCTACTATGTAATACAATATGAGGGTGATCAGGactttattctcatttttacaTCAAATGCCAGCATATAAAGCAAgggaataaattatttaaggCCACTAGGGAACTCTTCATCTTCTCTCAGTTGAAATTCGAGCTAGATTCTCAATAAAAAGGGAAGTAGACAGCTAAGTACTTTGCCCAACAGCACAATAAACCAGCCAGCTGGTTTGGCATCTGAATgtatcagaaacaaaacagttttagtAGGATGTACTCAGAAACCGGAAGCTCTGTAACTCACTAGCATAGCTTATCTAAGCACCCAAGACCTTCCCTCAGACTTGCCTTACCACCCCTAGGCCCGCATCCCCAACCAGCACACATCTATCATCATACTTGCCTGATTCAGTTCATTATTGTATACTTACCACTTGCTCAGAAAATTCGATTTTTTTCACAAAGGGAGGAGTATCTACATCCATTGCTGCCTCTAAAGTCTTTATTACTTCTTCTAGCAAACCAGATCTGAGCTGGACAAGAACcttgaaagtaaaattaaatatacCCACAGAATAATCATAACAAAGAAAgccttaaaagaaaatatttgaggaaAACATAATGAATGAAAGAATGACCAAAATACTTTTCTAGATGCTGGGCTGATAAAATCCATTAATTGTGAAGGCAGACAGAATGGTCAATTTCCACataattttttgctttgttttgttttgttttgcaactGAAACTTGGAAAGAGAACCTGGAGccttcagctgctctgcacatGAGAGTTGTTTGCCTATTAGAGcatatttatattataaaacTCTAATACAAAGCAAGTATACTTACCTTAAGGTTACTGTATAGCttattctctgttttccttatCTGAGAACAATAAAATTGGGCTTGTGCTATATCATCctgaaaaggaattaaaaataattaaaaaaaaatacagctaaatATGTGACACATTCCCACAATAAAAGCCTAAGTAAAACAAGAAGCTCTTACAACTTCTCATTTAAACACAAAAGCATCTACAACACTTTCACCAGGTCCTACAGCCCCATATAGCATCCAGTCTGTGAAAGAAATACTCCACACTGGAGTTTGCATGTTAGCTAGCTCTCCAGCATagcaaacagtattttcaaattttacttCTTAGATCAGCAGGCACATGCATTCATGTAATCAACACCGAGCACAAGTTCAccttaaaaatagaagaagtACATCCAAGCATGGACTTCGGCACATGTCAGAGTACTTAAATGAAGTGCAAGACATGATTAGTGGATATCAATTCTGCCCAGCATTTTTAACTTTTAGGATATGCACGCTTAAAGTATCACATCTGTAACACCAACTGATTTGTACGGACACTTACACATTACACTGACATATACAAGGGATCAAGAGACATCTTATTCAAAGCAAGATTAAAGATGCCAATGAGCATGAAGTTTTAGGAATAGTTAAGTGTAATCTGGATCATTAATCTGTTtacaaaacagtaattttaGCTAAGTTTTATAGATATAAAGTACTAAGGATATTTCATGTTGTTTCAGAAACAGAGATTTTGGTTTTTAACCCCAATGTTAATCAGAAGACCATCATACCACCATGCAAATGAACAGATAAACTTCAATGACACTATTGTTCAGCTGTGCTGTTCATACAGAGATTatgcaaaaaaatcaaagaatgcATAACAAAGCTTTAACCTCTTATTTCATTCATCCAAAACATCTACCAATATCAAATCTCTAGTTCTTTTAGACACTCACAGTCTGATCTCTCTTTAGATATGCAAGAGAGAATGTTCATAATTTCCTCAAAATGTACACACAGGTTAACGGCAGAAGAAACAGCATACATAAGGATTTCCTAACTCTCATTCTCCTGTTCAGTCTTTTGCTCTGATCTGCTTCAAGTCAATGCTTGGGCACTTGAGATATATGGAAAATCTCACCTTGAAGCAACATGCTAGTAAGGACAGGCCATCTCTGAAACAAAAGGGCAATACATATCCCTGTCCTTGAATTTGCCTCTACAGATAAACATTTTGAAGAGCTTACTCACgagtatttaaaattatttttatccaATTTGAAGGAAATCATTACTAAGTATCAACATCTGCAGGACTGGGCCATGGGTATATCAAAAACCACTAGCCCAACTTTCTTCTACTTTGTAAGAAAATTCTATGTCTAATTTCAGCGGAAAAATGCATCTATGTATTAGACTCAAGACACAGGCTGCAGAATTTTGACATTCAGTTTATGTGGGAGTTACCTATAACCCTTTCTTCAGGACCATAAAACTTATAGTACTTAAAATAATTGCCTAGATCAGTTACGCTTTCTCTTTGTTAGCTTTCTTCACCTGACTGTCGTAAAACAAAATAACCTTTCGAGGtataaatcaaaagaaaaggacaCTATACCTGCTTCAGAGCAGATGCCACAGCAAAGTAGAATGCTCTCAGTGGTAATGTGTCACCTTTTAGCTGTGCTTCTTCAAGCAGTTTTGCAGAGATTTTGCAAGACTCCAGGCTGCCCTATGTAGAAATTTCATACATAAGTTGCCTTTGTCAATCATGAAATTACTGTAGGCAAGTGCAGTGACATTCAGAAGGCATTCAGAAGTAAATGCACTTTAAGGCCAGCAAGGCAATCTGTGTCTGAACCAAGGAGATTCTGTATTTCCTGAGATACACAACACCAAAAGATGATATTTAGTGCTACAGCGCTCAGAAGAGGGTAAAAATAACCACCATTTCATTCCTTTGATTGTTTTGGCTTCTACAAAAGAGACAACAATCCCTGGCAGTCAGCtaaaagcaacattttcaaTTTTCCTACCATTCCCAAATCAGGAAAAAGACTGACTTTTTCTAATTCTAATTCTAAGCTATTCTAAAAGGGTAGTTAATGAAGATCAGTGTTTTCCAAACATTAAATTAATCAGCACCATTGTATTACAGAAATCTGCACACAAGTAAATTTGAATATTCAGCAATTTTGAGCCTCTCTCTTAAGGATTACTTTTGGCAAGATGTTTCCAAAGTAGACACTCTAATGTAATGTAATCTCATGAGAGCAGTGGACAgtagggacagggaggtgattgtccccctctactctgctcttatgaggccccatctggagtacNNNNNNNNNNNNNNNNNNNNNNNNNNNNNNNNNNNNNNNNNNNNNNNNNNNNNNNNNNNNNNNNNNNNNNNNNNNNNNNNNNNNNNNNNNNNNNNNNNNNTTTTTGGTGTGTGTGAGGATTTTTgcttgtatgtttttttttcactctccGAGGTTGCATTCCCCTACTGTCCTGTATGGCTATAACCCACTCTGATGCAAAACAGAATAACTCAGTTTGGAATGAGATTTCAATGGTCACCTTGTCCAAACACTTGCTCAGAGCAGTTCTAATCAGGTTGGTTAGCTTGTGTCCATTCCAGTCTAGAAAACCTCCAAGAATAGGTGTTTCTCTGCGCAACTTGCTCCAGTGTTtgattttcctaatatctgatCAGAAGTACTCATGTTTCAGCTTATGCCCACTGCCTCCTGTTCAATCACTGTGCCCCTCTGAGAAAGCTCTAGTTGCACCTTCTCAGTGTCCCCTGATCAAGTTATTGTAGACAGAAATAAAGccttccccagagccttctcttcttgagATGGAACAATTCTGGATCTTTCAGTATCTCTTTGTTGTATTCTTCTGCCCCTGATAAGCTTGATGGCAGAAATTCAGAGTACCTTAGTCTCTCCCCTGTCACTAGCTCCTCTGCCCTATTGATCAGTAGGCCCACATTCTaccaaatatttcttttgataCCAGTGTACTTAGTGTACATTTTTGTCATGCTCTATCTCCTCAATAGCTTCAACCCCATCGAAGCTTTGGCTTTTCTGATCCATTTCTACGCACACGGGAAATGTCTTTTCATCTCTCTCAGGTACACTATTTCTACTTCAACCTTCTGCTTGCACCTTTTTTGTATCTGAGCTCAGTCAGGAGCACTGTGTCTACCCACACTGGCCTTTGGCCAGCTTGCCTGACATTCTACACATTGATGTGGATCATTCCTGTGCTCTGAGGAAGCTCTCCTTGAAGATCAGCCAGCACTCACAGGCTTCTTCCTTCCAGGACAATTTCCTACAAGATCCTACAAGAAAATCCCTGAACAAACAAATGCCTGCTCTTTTGCAGTCCAAGGTCTTGTATCCTCCTCAAGTTACTAAACTCCACGAGTCTCATTGtcactgcagcaaagcagcacatcCGGCAGAGCACCTACCCTCACCTGTAGTCCATTGCATCATCAGTCACCTGTAGCAAGGAACTGTCtttaatatatttcagaaacCTCCTGATTTGGTTGTGCCCAGTCATACTGCGCTTCCAATAGATATCTGGATGGTTCCAGTCACAGATGACAGGGCTTGTGACGGACATTCCCTAAAGCTGCTTAAAGATGTTTTCACCTGGCTCCTTTTCGTGATCAAGTAGTCAGCAGCAGTTACCCACTACAGCATCACCTCCACTGTCTGCGCTCCCACTCTTACCCACAAGCTTTCTTCTGGCCGATCACCTGTTCTGAGGCAAAACTCCATACATACAACCCCCTTACACAAAGCCCAACCTCTGTGTCATTGCTGTCCATCATGTCTTTTTTACATCCTTACATTGCATCACTCTTGTCATAAGAGCTATCCTACCACATCTCCACAATCTCTATGAAgtctgagctctgcagctgtgcatCAGCTGTCAATCTGCTTGTTCCTCATGCTACATGCATTTCTGAACAGATCAATGGGATGGGTCCCAATCTATGTTTTTTTACTTGGCGAAGAGTGAAAATCTCCTCTGTCATGCTGTCTCTCTGCCACTTGAGCTCACACTGTTCTCTAAGTGATGGTGATTTATGTTGATGCTTCCTGGCACATTTAATGCAAAGCTTTCTCAGTAAGTTAGCAAACCTGTTGGAAAAGACACGGAAAGTCATGTTTTGTCAAGAACATCCCATACCAGCTCAGTAGCCCTCATTCCTCAGAGGATTTTGTGTTTGCAGATACTTTTGACATAAGCCATGCTTCCAGGCCTTGACATACCAAATGAATGCACTTCTGCACTGGATTGAGGAGACATCACCTCATCCCCTCTGCTGTCACTCACAGAGCTACTTTAATTGCTGCAGGTTACTCCTGGCAGCATCACGGGTGCTCACATATTCTTTATTAAGTCCTTATTAAGAAGTATTCAGAAGCACAAAGGCATGTAAAAAGTCTCAACAGGCAtagctttaaaacaaacaaaccagcttttgcttattttgcaataaaacatttttaaaaggattcAATCTGAAATAATattgagaaaaagaataataataataaacttgAATAGATGTAGACCTGTGCACTATAGATCTGCGTACATTCTGTAGCGCTGAAAAGATCTAAcaggctttgtttttcaaaacttAAACTTGCTTACAAGGTTCATTAAAATAAGTCATATGCCTCCTGAGATCTGGAAGCATTTCTGAGCTTTCATGCAATGATTAAGCCTTTCACCTTCATTTGCATtgttctgaagcagaaaattaagTTGGGAGAAGGAAGATGCTTATGGAGAAGAATatgaaaaagacagaagtattaactcttggagaaaaacagaagcatctACAGCAGAATAACAATAGTACTTTAAGACTGCACAATCCAGATCCTATGTGAATGTAAAAATGAGCACTTTTCAAATTCAAGTTGGAAAAGGTTCCCAGCCTTCTCTTAAACATAAAGCAGATGATGCGAAGTATGACATTATATGACAGTCATGTACTGTAATTAATAGTAGCAGCCTTCCTCTTGGGTCTTTAATAAATAATTCTGTAGAATATCATAAAAACTGCAGTGTGATCATTGACAGAGGTTTTTTTCAACAAATGTAATGTTTTAAATTAGTCACTATGAATCCCTAGTTTGTAGTCTATGTTGACTTCCAACCATTTCAGACTGTTGACCAATGCCTGAATTTAAAGATGGCATGCATTACATATGGGCAAACTTCATTCTCTCCTGCCTTTACATAACTGGAACCGCAGGTAAAAACTAACCCTGGAAACCAGGCAGGTAAGAATGCATGATCAAGAAACGCCACCTGCTGTCTCCATTCCAAAAAGCTGCTGGAGTATAAGGACATGCACAAAACTCACCTTTCAAATGAGGAAGAACATTTGAACacaataaagaaatataaatccTTTCTTCCATAACGGTAACCAAAAGAGCCCTCATCAGATCCTCATTGCGGCTACATACCATATAAAGTTTTAAGCAACATTTCGTAAAGAAGTCTCTTGCTCTGAAagttagaaaaacagaaatacagaatggCTGAAAAGTATGTCTTATTATTTTCCAGATTGCTAAACAAAAACTTATATTAATTAAATTCCAGCGTTGACTTCTCTTTAATTTCAAGGTTCATCTTGATGAATACTCTGTATATGCAAAGTATAATTATTCCGCTGGCTACAATATTATACTATTATTAGCCTATTATTACTATTAGCCTATTCTCTGAGGCTGACTCCAAGAAGTGTTCAGTGGTAATTGAGTCCTTGACATTCCAAAAACTCTGATCTCCACAATCTTTGAAGTGTTTGTCTATCATTAGACAAGTTTGGTTTCCTGAGCTTTGGCACTAGAAACTGGAAGCAAAAAGCCTACTACACCTTAACACACCAAATTAAGCACACAGCTGAAGACTCCTTTGCACAAAAGCCAGAGTGCTCAACACCCTGACACACAAAAGCTAAATTTATGACACAAATACATACAAATCCAGGCATTCTGGTTCCACAAGACACTGGGCAGTTTGCATGGAACAAACAAGATTTTGTTTAAATCAGCTGCATAAATACTAGACGTTGTTGCCTTCTCTGACTTTTTACCTAAGGGAGGATATTATCAGTGTGCTTATCATCAAAGTGCTTCTGGATCAACCTTCAATATTCTAATACTTACCTCTGTCTTAATTTTGTCTGTGTTCCTTTGAACTTACCCTTTAGTCCTGTGTGGCTGCCcaccttctttttcctctgaagtaCTGCTGGTTATTTAAATATCAAGGTTTTCCatgctgctcactgcagaggCCTGTAACCTGACTGACAGTGAGGAACACCAGCCTCACTGTCTCACTTCAGACATCTGCACGCTCTGCTGATCCTCTTCAGCTGTGGAAGGGGCACTGTGCAAGAACCCAATGTAGGGCTTTTTCAACGGTATGTTTTGCTACCAATGTACCTTATATGCACATCGCTCGAGTGGTACTGTCTGACACAGGCCTGTGATGGACCTAGCCTCCTCCTTGGAGGATGGAGTTCCCTTAAAATAAATCATCAGCTTTATAGCTTGCTTAAATAAATCAGTCTGAGAAAGCAAGTAGTCAAGAGAACACAGAATAGAAAATGTCAGCTGTAATGACAGTGAATCGTAACAAAAACTGTCATTATTTCAATTGCAGGTAGGATACAGCCTCAGACAGGAATGTaaccattcagaaaaaaataaacaaaacacaaatatgCACTAAGACAAACAAGCCTCCTGCAATTAATCCTGCAATTAAAACATGCTTTAAAGTGCCAGTTAAGGAAATTAAATGGTACTGACCTTATGCATTTGAAATGTAACAAGTTAAATAGGTAAAACTATCTTCTGTTGTATATGAAAATGTAGTTTCATATAAAATAGTTTTACCTAATGGCAGCAACAACCTGAATAAATTCAAAGCAGTGCTCTCATTTCATTTATCTGAAATTAATCTTTGCCACACTGCACTTAGCCTTTACAAATTCTGTATTAAActtatttacaaagaaaagattgGGAGctgcttcttcattttattgtattggaagtcttcacagaatcacagaatcgtaggggttggaagggacctctagagatcatcgagacNNNNNNNNNNNNNNNNNNNNNNNNNNNNNNNNNNNNNNNNNNNNNNNNNNNNNNNNNNNNNNNNNNNNNNNNNNNNNNNNNNNNNNNNNNNNNNNNNNNNACTTAGTAGCCCAATAGCAATGgggttatttattttcttgacaaATGAAttatacataggttgctccaaaagtaatgcctcctattttatttccatggaaactacagcagctataaagagcacaataacactattgatagagcttttcagctacaagatgctgtttttcaacagagTCACTATCGTTAGCTATGCATTTCTGCCAGCCATGagcaagagtctgcatgctgtgctcatgaAGATCTACATAGctgtccagaacatggcttgtcttccatattgctgtcatcactgctgaaacgcaaTACCTACCACATGATTGTGCTCCCATCTACTATTTTGTCTTGAGATCAATAAAAATTTATTGTGTTTATATGCACACAATTCCAGGGTATCCAGGCTTAGTCAAAAACAATGGTCTTACTTTTCACCTTGCCTCACCTGAATGTTATCTCTCCCTGCTTAGCACCACTACCCTGTACCACATAACTcagttcttaaagaaaaaatcattagaTCTGTATGTCCCTGAATTCCATCCCACCTTGTCGTCATTTTAGTACTCAGCAATTATATGATTGAAATAGAGTACATATGAATGAACAGTGATTTAGGATAAGCATTATTGGCCCTGAAAAAGTTttgaagtgttttgtagctcaCAGACAACTTAAGATAAGATTTATTCATCTTGCTCACAATATACAGCAAAAGTATGAGTAGAAAGTGGATGGAATGGTTAAGTTTGTTGCTGTGCAGCTACCATCCTTCATGGTTGAGCATCTGgaatataatggaaaaaaacttttctgaCCACAATATTAGATCTCAAAGAAAAGACTGATTGAACTTTCATAATTATAATGACATATGAAAGTCTATATTTAGATGCAAGAGACAAATGCAAGAAGAGGTAACTCTGAATTTCTTGTTTAGCATTTAACTCAAATTAAATATCAGCTGCATTCCACTAATATGCTCTGAAGAAGTATGTGGAAATTTTTCATACATTTCAGGAGTTTACTCTAAATATAGTAATGTTTAGGTAGTAATACCTTCTAGCGACTCAGAGTAAGTGATATGAATCGTGGAAGAGTACTGGGTGTCTGTGTAATGCAATAAAAAACATATTTGGAATAGAAAAGTCCATCATGAGCATGATGGGATATTTAGTTTTGATTTAGAGATTTGATGATATACAATCTGTAAGTCAAGAGCAGAAAAAGTCTTTGACCACAGTGTTCTTCTAATTGTTCTTTTATGCATAGATGTGGATGGATGAAGGTCATCAGAATCTCTAGGTCTTCTTTAAAACCATACACAAATAACTTCAgcattattctttatttctattACTCTT
This genomic interval carries:
- the LOC104914990 gene encoding LOW QUALITY PROTEIN: pentatricopeptide repeat-containing protein 2, mitochondrial-like (The sequence of the model RefSeq protein was modified relative to this genomic sequence to represent the inferred CDS: inserted 1 base in 1 codon), producing MDQKSQSFDGVEAIEEIEHDKNGSLESCKISAKLLEEAQLKGDTLPLRAFYFAVASALKQDDIAQAQFYCSQIRKTENKLYSNLKVLVQLRSGLLEEVIKTLEAAMDVDTPPFVKKIEFSEQVLATAREKMEKNPEFSAKLRDIYTKLQASGRITTCTLEDMLFQIPSSKKIPTKLXNKKQLSYQAAKLLRSNLLLE